The Flavobacteriales bacterium genome segment ACTCAAACAATTGGAGCTCATTTATCCCGATGGCTTCACCTACCGCGACCATGAAGTGGATGGAGAGCATGTGGCTTATATGAGAATGCCCACAGGACCGACCATGTAGCATGAAGAACTGTGTGATCATAGAGGATGAACAGCCTGCTATAGAACTACTGAGCAGCTATCTGGAAAAGGTCCCGGATTGGCAATTGGTACAGGTATGTCGCAATGCCATCGAAGCAGCTGAATATTTGAGAAGCCATTCGGCCGATATACTCTTCGTGGATATAGAGATGCCTATGCTCTCTGGAATAGAATTCAACCAATCATTGACGGATCCACCTCTTTGCATCATCACCTCTGCCCATGTAGAATATGGGGTGAAGGCCTATGATCTCAACGTATTCGATTATCTGCTCAAGCCCTATTCTTTTGCACGACTTCTTCAGACTTACAACAAGCTGAATGAGAAGGAGGATCGACCCGCAGAAACACTTCCTAGCTCTGTAGATACCTACATCATTCTCAAGGAGAAAGGTCAGAATAAGCGGGTCAATATCGAGGATATCCTATTTGCCGAAAGCCAGCGATCATATGTGGTCTTGACGACCGTGCAGGGAGTGATCCGATCCAAAATGACATTGAATTCGTTGGAGTCATCACTGCCTAGCGAGATGTTCATTAGAGTGCATCGCTCTTTCATCGTGGCACTCAAAAAGGTGGACAGCTTCAATCAGAATAAAGTCCAGATCGGAGAAAAGAGTCTTCCCATCGGAAGACTATATAAGAAGGATGTGAGAAGTAGACTGGATGGGGTAAAGGACTGATTGAATCCGATGGCGAGATAGATTCTTCGACTAGAGCTCGTCTGAACAAAAAAAACCGCCCAGTAATACTGAGCGGTAGAATTTCTTTTCAGGTGATCGAGAGATCATCAATCATCGTCATCATCGTCTGAATCATCGTCTTCGTCATCATCGGAGTCGTCATCCTCATCATCATCTGAGTCGCCATCATCGTCATCGTCTGAGTCTCCTTCCCCATCGTCATCATCATCTGAATCTCCGTATCCATCGTCATCGTCATCCGAGTCGCCATCATCGTCATCGTCCGAGTCTCCTTCCCCATCGTCATCATCATCTGAATCTCCGTACCCATCGTCATCGTCATCCGAGTCCCCATCATCGTCATCGTCCGAGTCCCCATCATCGTCATCGTCAGAGTCTCCGTACCCATCGTCATCGTCATCCGAATCTCCTTCTCCGTCATCGTCATCATCTTGTGGATCATCATAGTCGATCACCACATCATCACAGAATTCATTGAATGTCACAGAAAGACCGGATTCTACCTGTACGAAGTACAGCAAGGTGCTGTCCGGTTCTTCGATGAAGGAACCAACCAATACGATGCTATCGCCTTCCAACAGAGGGAAGATGGAGTCACCGAAACAAGGTGGTAGGCTGAGCACTTCGATGGTATCACTGAGAAGCGGCATACCACTCGAATTTGAAGTATTCAGATTATTCAGCACCTCGTATTTGGTGCAACCGAATGCTAATAGGATGATGCTAAAAAGGCTCAGAAAGTAGGTATAGCGCATGAAATGGTCTTTGAATTCCGACCAAAGATACACTAAGAGCGAGTTCGAGTCCAGTCCTTAGAATTCAGTGGAATTCGCTTATAAACCTCTCACATGGCTTGATTGCAGTTCATCCAGCTCATGTCCGTTCCATACACTTTTCGAATTCTCAGTTGAGAATAACCACATATTCAAATTACCCTAGATCATCCTACCATGAGAATTCGAAGTGCTCTTCTGCTCGTATCGATTGTCGTGACGCTGTCAGGCCTCGCTCAGCAACACCGCTTGCAAGGGACCGTGCTCGAATCCCGTTCGGACCAGTTTCTGGAATTCGCAACGGTGGTCCTATTGTCGCCTGTCGATAGCTCCTTGGTGACCGGAACTACTACCGATGACCAAGGGCATTTCGAAGTGCTCGCACCCAGTGGGCGCTATATCCTCAAGGTCGAGTTCATAGGTTTTCGCCCTCTATTCTTGGATGACCTCTCATTGGATTCAGATCTGACCTTGGACCCTATCCGATTAGAACCAGATGCGCAATTATTGGACGCGGTGGATGTCACCGCTGAGCGATCGAGCATCGAATTCAAACTGGATAAACGGGTATTCAATGTAGGTAAGGATATCACCTCCAAAGGGGGCTCTGCGACCGATGTATTGAGCAACGTGCCCTCTGTTTCAGTAGATGCTGCCGGAGAGGTAAGCTTGAGAGGCAACACAGGTGTGCGCATCCTGATCAATGGCAAACCCTCTGTACTCACAGAGAATGGAGGTCTGGAGACTATACCCTCAGATAACATCGAGAAGGTGGAAGTGATCACCAATCCGTCCTCCAAATACAATGCAGAAGGGACAGCAGGAATCATCAATATCATCTTGAAGAAGAACAAGCAAGGGGGGTTCAGTACGGCCATCACCGCTACGGCTGGCATTCCAGATGACCAGAGTCTCAATCTGAACCTGAACTATAAAACGGATGTCTTCAACGTATTCTCCAATTTCAGGTATGGCATCAGAGAATTCTTGGGCTACAGTGAATTCCTAAGGAGATCGTATAATGGAGAGGAACTTGTTTCTATGCTGGATCAGCGCACTGATGTGACCAGACAGCGCTCGGTATTGAACATCTACATCGGAGGCGATTACTATATCGACCCCAACAATACCCTGACACTCAGTTTCTACCATCGGAATAATGTGAGCAAAAGTTTCTCCGATTACATCTATCGCCAATTGGATGCAGATATGAGCACCGATACCATCATCACGGCTTATGAATCCTACAGAGAACCTCAGCGCTCGAGTCAGATCGAATTGAACCATGTCATGGATTTTGAGAAGGAAGGACAACAACTGACCTTCAACCTACAGTACGATTTCTGGAATGATGATGACAACGAATTCCTCACGCAGGAATTGACATTTCCCGAGCAGTCGCCTCTCTTGGAACTACGTAGTAGGGATGTGGAAAGCAGTAAGGACTTCATTTTCCAATCCGATTTCACCCTTCCATTGCGTAAGGATGAGAAACTGGAATTCGGTACGCAAGGTGAGATTCGACAGATAGACAGTGATTATGAGGTGATCCAATCCGATGTTCTGATAGATAGCCTGGATAATTACTTGGATTACTACGAGGATATCATAGGTGTATACACCCAGTATGGCAATAGCCGGAATAAACTGCAGTATCAGTTGGGATTGCGTGTGGAGTACGCTTACACCCGTAGTGATGATACCAAAGAGCAGTTCATCACCGATAAACGGTATACACGTCTCTTCCCCACTGCACATCTGACCTATAGATTCACTGAATCCTCTAATGTCCAATTAAGTTATAGCCGCAGGATACGCAGGCCTAGATTCTGGCAACTGAATCCATTTGGTGGCATCTCGGATACTCGGAATATCCGCATCGGAAATCCGGACCTCA includes the following:
- a CDS encoding response regulator transcription factor; translated protein: MKNCVIIEDEQPAIELLSSYLEKVPDWQLVQVCRNAIEAAEYLRSHSADILFVDIEMPMLSGIEFNQSLTDPPLCIITSAHVEYGVKAYDLNVFDYLLKPYSFARLLQTYNKLNEKEDRPAETLPSSVDTYIILKEKGQNKRVNIEDILFAESQRSYVVLTTVQGVIRSKMTLNSLESSLPSEMFIRVHRSFIVALKKVDSFNQNKVQIGEKSLPIGRLYKKDVRSRLDGVKD
- a CDS encoding TonB-dependent receptor — protein: MRIRSALLLVSIVVTLSGLAQQHRLQGTVLESRSDQFLEFATVVLLSPVDSSLVTGTTTDDQGHFEVLAPSGRYILKVEFIGFRPLFLDDLSLDSDLTLDPIRLEPDAQLLDAVDVTAERSSIEFKLDKRVFNVGKDITSKGGSATDVLSNVPSVSVDAAGEVSLRGNTGVRILINGKPSVLTENGGLETIPSDNIEKVEVITNPSSKYNAEGTAGIINIILKKNKQGGFSTAITATAGIPDDQSLNLNLNYKTDVFNVFSNFRYGIREFLGYSEFLRRSYNGEELVSMLDQRTDVTRQRSVLNIYIGGDYYIDPNNTLTLSFYHRNNVSKSFSDYIYRQLDADMSTDTIITAYESYREPQRSSQIELNHVMDFEKEGQQLTFNLQYDFWNDDDNEFLTQELTFPEQSPLLELRSRDVESSKDFIFQSDFTLPLRKDEKLEFGTQGEIRQIDSDYEVIQSDVLIDSLDNYLDYYEDIIGVYTQYGNSRNKLQYQLGLRVEYAYTRSDDTKEQFITDKRYTRLFPTAHLTYRFTESSNVQLSYSRRIRRPRFWQLNPFGGISDTRNIRIGNPDLNPMYTNSFELAFLKRGEKITFNPSIYHQYTTDLFQMAVNRNAEGVLIAQSINAGTEELLGVELISTYSPKQWLRLTHEVNFFAFRQEGLFDVEGKSWTSNLMSVVRAKKFSAQLGLRYRAPRKTGQIERYGQYWVDLGASQDLWNDQVTIAFNFRNIMDSRTNPELVIGDDYTLDRVFVWSGRRAMITATYRFNRKKSDRDRLPD